The Candidatus Methylomirabilota bacterium genome has a segment encoding these proteins:
- a CDS encoding phosphomannomutase/phosphoglucomutase, whose protein sequence is MLNPHIFRAYDVRGRLDSDIKPAVFREVGRAYGTLLRRRRGRTIAVGQDNRSSSGELKAGFVEGVRAAGVNVVDVGLVTTPILYFATAHWKLDGGANITGSHNPIEYNGVKMVWAGAAPLSEDEIQTLRKMVETGDYDSGQGTLEARSPRDDYFATVQRLVRLARPLRVVADAGNGVAGLYAPDLLRRIGCEVIELHCESDGRFPNHLPDPEDPKNVVDLQARVVEVGADLGVAYDGDADRVGIIDERGQRHEADLVLVLLARDLLARRPGEKIVFDVKSSQLLVDEIRARGGVPVMWKTGHSHLKRKMREDGILLGGEVSGHMFFAENYYGVDDGILASCKIIEIAARSAEPLSRLFASVPHLHATPELKAMCPDAEKFRVIDELARELRQRYPTIDIDGARVLFPGGGWGLVRASNTSPCLTLRFEARTEREIDEMKRVIYDALRRYPFITLPD, encoded by the coding sequence ATGCTGAACCCGCACATCTTCCGCGCCTACGACGTCCGCGGGCGCCTCGACAGCGACATCAAGCCCGCGGTGTTTCGCGAGGTCGGCCGGGCCTACGGCACGCTCCTCCGCCGCCGACGCGGGCGCACGATCGCGGTGGGCCAGGACAATCGGTCGTCCTCGGGGGAGCTGAAGGCCGGCTTCGTCGAGGGCGTGCGCGCCGCCGGCGTGAACGTGGTCGACGTCGGGCTGGTCACCACTCCCATCCTCTACTTCGCCACCGCCCACTGGAAGCTCGACGGCGGCGCCAACATCACGGGCAGCCACAACCCCATCGAGTACAACGGCGTCAAGATGGTCTGGGCCGGCGCCGCGCCGCTCTCCGAGGACGAGATCCAGACGCTCCGCAAGATGGTGGAGACGGGGGACTATGACAGCGGCCAGGGAACGCTGGAGGCGCGCAGCCCGCGCGACGACTACTTCGCCACCGTGCAACGCCTGGTGCGGCTGGCCCGGCCGCTCCGCGTGGTGGCCGATGCCGGCAACGGAGTGGCAGGCCTCTACGCGCCCGATCTGCTGCGCCGGATTGGCTGCGAAGTCATCGAGCTGCACTGTGAATCGGACGGACGCTTCCCGAACCACCTGCCCGATCCGGAAGACCCCAAGAACGTGGTGGACCTCCAGGCCCGGGTGGTGGAGGTGGGCGCGGACCTCGGGGTCGCTTACGACGGCGACGCCGACCGCGTGGGCATCATCGATGAGCGGGGCCAGCGGCACGAGGCAGACCTGGTGCTGGTCCTGCTCGCGCGCGATCTCCTGGCCCGGCGCCCCGGCGAGAAGATCGTCTTCGACGTCAAGTCGTCCCAGCTGCTGGTGGACGAGATCCGTGCGCGCGGCGGCGTGCCCGTGATGTGGAAGACCGGCCACTCGCACCTCAAGCGCAAGATGCGCGAGGACGGGATCCTGCTGGGGGGCGAGGTGAGCGGGCACATGTTCTTCGCCGAGAACTACTACGGCGTGGACGACGGCATCCTGGCCTCGTGCAAGATCATCGAGATCGCCGCCCGGAGCGCGGAGCCGTTGTCGCGCCTCTTCGCCTCGGTGCCGCACCTGCACGCCACCCCCGAGCTGAAAGCGATGTGTCCCGACGCCGAGAAGTTCCGCGTGATCGACGAGCTGGCCCGCGAGCTCCGGCAGCGCTACCCGACGATCGACATCGACGGCGCCCGCGTGCTCTTCCCGGGCGGCGGCTGGGGTCTGGTGCGGGCGTCCAACACGAGCCCCTGCCTCACCCTGCGCTTCGAGGCCCGGACCGAGCGCGAGATCGACGAGATGAAGCGCGTCATCTACGACGCGCTCCGCCGCTACCCGTTCATCACCCTGCCCGACTAG
- a CDS encoding DUF1326 domain-containing protein: MTTPWRLAGDFVISCNCDVFCPCVPSLGKARPTHGACYSWFGYHVREGRIGEVTVDGLNAVMVLEVPGRMEEGNWTEAFYFDERASPAQLDALGRVLGGQAGGPIGWTALMVARVLEPRIVPIRYTASERAWRFEVPRILEGSIEAEPGLAGDGLVRLTNTRYWMAPDVVVAHGTTSRFRDHGRNWNLSGRSAEYGRFDWSGP; this comes from the coding sequence ATGACCACCCCCTGGCGCCTGGCCGGCGACTTCGTCATCTCCTGCAACTGCGACGTCTTCTGCCCCTGCGTGCCGTCGCTGGGCAAGGCCCGTCCGACCCACGGCGCCTGCTACTCGTGGTTCGGCTACCACGTGCGCGAAGGCCGGATCGGCGAGGTCACCGTCGACGGCCTCAACGCGGTGATGGTGCTGGAGGTACCGGGTCGCATGGAGGAGGGCAACTGGACGGAGGCGTTCTATTTCGACGAGCGCGCGAGCCCGGCCCAGCTCGACGCCCTGGGCCGGGTGCTGGGCGGGCAGGCCGGCGGCCCCATCGGCTGGACCGCGCTCATGGTCGCGCGCGTGCTCGAGCCGCGCATCGTGCCGATCCGGTACACCGCGTCGGAGCGGGCGTGGCGGTTCGAGGTCCCCCGGATCCTCGAGGGAAGCATCGAGGCCGAGCCGGGCCTGGCCGGCGATGGGCTCGTCCGCCTCACCAACACGCGTTACTGGATGGCGCCGGACGTGGTCGTCGCCCACGGCACCACGAGCCGGTTCCGCGACCACGGCCGCAACTGGAATCTTTCCGGCCGGAGCGCCGAGTACGGACGTTTCGACTGGTCGGGGCCGTAG
- a CDS encoding carboxymuconolactone decarboxylase family protein, translating into MTDDAELRERTKRTARMLFHSLKSGVGFETWKRFDRTLARELSMFFTGKLYSREVLSQKQRELCAVASLTALHRPRELHAHIHAALNVGATRPEVAETIFQQVTYGGMPVVVEALDVYARVLEERGEPFPAEER; encoded by the coding sequence ATGACCGACGACGCGGAGCTGAGGGAACGCACGAAGCGCACGGCCCGCATGCTCTTCCACTCGCTCAAGAGCGGCGTGGGCTTCGAGACGTGGAAGCGGTTCGACCGGACGCTGGCCCGCGAGCTGTCGATGTTCTTCACGGGCAAGCTTTACAGCCGCGAGGTGCTTTCGCAAAAGCAGCGCGAGCTGTGCGCGGTGGCGTCGCTGACGGCGCTGCACCGGCCGCGGGAGCTGCACGCCCACATCCACGCGGCGCTCAACGTCGGCGCCACGCGCCCGGAGGTGGCCGAGACCATCTTCCAGCAGGTCACCTACGGGGGGATGCCGGTGGTGGTGGAGGCGCTGGATGTCTACGCGCGGGTGCTGGAGGAGCGCGGCGAGCCCTTCCCGGCGGAGGAGCGCTGA
- a CDS encoding inositol monophosphatase family protein has translation MADRALEAAVEAARAAGEIALKYYRTGFEVTMKPDLTPVTQADREAERVIVEILERAFPSYGVLGEEFGARGPRDRRWIIDPIDGTRNFVRRIPFWATLIALEEQGEITTGVIHNPVTGDLYTARRGEGAWLNGAPIRVSEIARLADAHLLHAGLSLLRQSGYWEGFVRLVDATDRQRGFGDYLGYTLLAEGKAEIYAEVDLKPWDLAPCKIVVEEAGGRFTDFEGRSTIYTGTAVATNGRLHDPVLALLRP, from the coding sequence ATGGCCGATCGGGCGCTGGAGGCGGCGGTGGAGGCGGCGCGGGCGGCGGGCGAGATCGCGCTCAAGTACTACCGGACCGGGTTCGAGGTGACGATGAAGCCCGATCTGACGCCGGTCACCCAGGCGGACCGGGAAGCGGAGCGGGTGATCGTCGAGATCCTCGAGCGCGCGTTTCCCTCGTACGGCGTGCTCGGCGAGGAGTTCGGCGCGCGGGGCCCGCGCGACCGGCGCTGGATCATCGATCCCATCGACGGCACCCGGAACTTCGTCCGGCGCATCCCCTTCTGGGCGACGCTGATCGCGCTCGAGGAGCAGGGGGAGATCACGACCGGCGTCATTCACAACCCCGTCACCGGTGATCTCTACACCGCCCGCCGCGGCGAGGGCGCGTGGCTCAACGGCGCGCCGATCCGCGTGTCCGAGATCGCCCGGCTCGCCGACGCGCACCTGCTGCATGCGGGGCTGAGCCTGCTGCGACAGTCCGGGTACTGGGAGGGCTTCGTCCGGCTGGTGGACGCCACCGACCGCCAGCGCGGCTTCGGCGACTACCTCGGCTACACGCTCCTGGCCGAGGGCAAGGCGGAGATCTACGCCGAGGTGGATCTCAAACCCTGGGACCTGGCGCCCTGCAAGATCGTCGTCGAGGAGGCGGGCGGGCGCTTCACGGACTTCGAGGGCCGCTCCACGATCTACACCGGCACCGCGGTGGCCACGAACGGTCGTCTCCACGATCCGGTTCTTGCCCTGCTCCGGCCCTGA
- a CDS encoding glycosyltransferase family 9 protein, giving the protein MLLAVPALRALKAAQPSAAVVLAAQPWIGSLLAALGAIDAHRSFDALGLETLFVDDGRPARVEALQAASRVVCWFGARDPVFVSRLAQTAPGAIVAAPAGDGTVAVWEHLLQAVAAPAGDWCGALAVPPALRADGHRALRAAGWDGATPLLLVHPGAGGPDKRWPTAGFARALAGIVEERRVSVVIHAGPADRDAAATLASELGGTPLRLDEPPLPRLAGALSHAAAYLGNDSGISHAAAAVGVPSLILFEAAKLAWRPWCAVARPLVVNPSALEAGDVSAVVAGARALLG; this is encoded by the coding sequence GTGCTGCTCGCCGTTCCCGCGCTTCGCGCGCTGAAGGCCGCCCAGCCGTCGGCCGCGGTGGTGCTGGCCGCCCAGCCGTGGATCGGCTCGCTGCTGGCCGCGTTGGGCGCCATCGACGCCCACCGGTCGTTCGATGCGCTCGGGCTGGAGACGCTCTTCGTCGACGATGGCCGGCCCGCGCGGGTGGAGGCGCTCCAGGCCGCGTCGCGCGTGGTGTGCTGGTTCGGCGCCCGCGATCCCGTGTTCGTCAGCCGGCTCGCGCAGACCGCGCCGGGAGCGATCGTGGCGGCTCCGGCGGGCGACGGGACGGTGGCGGTCTGGGAGCATCTACTGCAGGCCGTCGCCGCTCCGGCGGGGGACTGGTGCGGCGCGCTGGCCGTCCCGCCGGCGTTGCGGGCGGACGGGCACCGCGCGTTGCGAGCGGCGGGGTGGGACGGCGCGACGCCGCTCCTCCTGGTTCACCCCGGGGCCGGCGGTCCCGACAAGCGCTGGCCAACCGCCGGATTCGCCCGCGCACTGGCCGGCATCGTCGAGGAGCGGCGCGTCAGCGTCGTCATCCACGCGGGGCCGGCCGATCGGGACGCCGCCGCGACGCTGGCGTCCGAGTTGGGCGGCACGCCGCTCCGGCTCGATGAGCCGCCGCTGCCGCGCCTGGCCGGAGCGCTGTCCCACGCCGCCGCCTACCTCGGCAACGATTCGGGAATCAGCCACGCCGCGGCCGCGGTCGGCGTCCCCTCGCTGATCCTGTTCGAAGCCGCCAAGCTGGCCTGGCGACCGTGGTGCGCCGTCGCCCGCCCCCTGGTCGTCAACCCGTCGGCGCTCGAAGCCGGCGACGTCTCCGCCGTCGTCGCGGGCGCGCGGGCCCTGCTGGGCTGA
- a CDS encoding nitrilase-related carbon-nitrogen hydrolase: MIKPYTAVGLIPTVRGIRKRKDIKINLEHLSHLVKAAAWLSSLDLPVRLIAFPEGALQGFNDEVLDLDHVQFAREGAIDIPGEETDFLGKIAREYDAFIMAQAKARHPDLKDRFFNVGFIIDPQGKVILKHHKVSPLFPVEHSVCPHDVYDWWVEKYGRTLDAFWPVADTEIGRLGIMMANEGSYPENARALALNGAEVVYRASYPHPATGNEFFEIQSRARALDNNLYIVAPNMGTYYLFAEETTPIDTFGGRSFIINYRGQIVGRQDYGAGSTYVGGVIDIEALRDHRARAQWDNWLKDLRTELYQILYETPIYPKNLYLKRAPMKHAEYGEKVIKRQIKLMHDRGIWKKPER; this comes from the coding sequence ATGATCAAACCCTACACGGCCGTGGGCCTGATCCCCACCGTCCGCGGCATCCGCAAGCGCAAGGACATCAAGATCAACCTCGAGCATCTCTCGCACCTGGTCAAGGCCGCCGCGTGGCTCTCCAGCCTGGATCTGCCCGTGCGGCTCATCGCCTTCCCCGAGGGCGCGCTCCAGGGCTTCAACGACGAGGTGCTCGACCTCGACCACGTGCAATTCGCCCGCGAAGGCGCCATCGATATTCCGGGCGAGGAGACGGACTTCCTGGGCAAGATCGCCCGGGAGTACGACGCCTTCATCATGGCCCAGGCCAAGGCGCGGCATCCCGATCTCAAGGACCGCTTCTTCAACGTGGGCTTCATCATCGACCCCCAGGGCAAGGTGATCCTCAAGCATCACAAGGTCTCGCCGCTCTTCCCCGTCGAACACTCGGTCTGCCCGCACGACGTCTACGACTGGTGGGTCGAGAAGTACGGTCGGACGCTCGACGCGTTCTGGCCGGTCGCCGACACCGAGATCGGCCGGCTGGGAATCATGATGGCCAACGAGGGGTCCTATCCCGAGAACGCGCGGGCGCTGGCCCTGAACGGCGCCGAGGTTGTCTACCGCGCATCCTATCCCCACCCGGCCACCGGCAACGAGTTCTTCGAGATCCAGAGCCGGGCGCGGGCCCTCGACAACAACCTCTACATCGTCGCCCCCAACATGGGCACCTATTACCTCTTCGCCGAGGAGACGACGCCCATCGACACCTTCGGCGGACGCTCGTTCATCATCAACTACCGGGGCCAGATCGTGGGCCGGCAGGACTACGGGGCCGGCTCGACCTACGTGGGCGGCGTGATCGACATCGAGGCCCTGCGCGACCACCGCGCCCGCGCGCAGTGGGACAACTGGCTGAAGGACCTCCGGACCGAGCTCTATCAGATCCTGTACGAGACGCCGATCTACCCGAAGAACCTCTACCTCAAGCGGGCGCCCATGAAGCACGCCGAGTACGGCGAGAAGGTCATCAAGCGCCAGATCAAGCTGATGCACGACCGTGGCATCTGGAAGAAGCCGGAGCGGTGA
- a CDS encoding adenylate/guanylate cyclase domain-containing protein, giving the protein MSAWLVRRLRLGSGLVLLTYLATHLSNHALGLISLRAMEAGRGWFLLLYDVVFILNRYFEAVGGAISRAGGIANQFTGDGVMALFGVEAGPEEGCRQALAAAGEIVAGLTVLNRQLGEELPAPLRVGIGIHVGSVIVGRMGYGPGVYLTAVGDTVHVASRLEQLTKEYGCTLVVSEQVALRAGVDPRPFPRHELTVRNRAGVLAVHVIDDVGRLAGTGGMRHEPSMPSRGAST; this is encoded by the coding sequence ATGTCGGCTTGGCTCGTGCGGCGTCTGAGGCTCGGGTCCGGCCTGGTCCTGCTCACCTACCTGGCGACCCATCTGTCGAACCATGCCCTGGGGTTGATCTCGCTCCGCGCCATGGAGGCTGGACGCGGGTGGTTCCTGCTGCTCTACGACGTCGTCTTCATCCTGAACCGATACTTCGAGGCCGTCGGCGGCGCGATCTCCCGGGCCGGCGGTATCGCCAACCAGTTCACCGGCGATGGGGTGATGGCGCTCTTCGGCGTGGAGGCCGGTCCCGAAGAGGGGTGCCGCCAGGCCCTCGCCGCGGCAGGGGAGATCGTGGCCGGCCTGACCGTGCTGAACCGCCAGCTCGGCGAGGAGCTCCCGGCCCCGCTGCGGGTCGGGATCGGCATCCACGTGGGGTCGGTGATCGTCGGCCGGATGGGGTACGGCCCCGGCGTCTACCTCACCGCCGTCGGCGATACGGTGCACGTCGCCAGCCGTCTGGAGCAGCTCACCAAGGAGTACGGCTGCACGCTGGTGGTCTCCGAGCAGGTCGCTCTACGCGCGGGCGTGGACCCCCGCCCGTTCCCCCGCCACGAGCTGACGGTACGCAACCGCGCCGGTGTGTTGGCGGTGCACGTCATCGACGACGTCGGGCGCCTGGCGGGAACGGGCGGTATGCGACACGAACCCTCGATGCCGAGCCGAGGAGCGAGCACATGA
- a CDS encoding ABC transporter ATP-binding protein: MAVKLAVEGLGKDFLIPVLDRVSFTVEAGEFLCLLGPNGCGKTTLLRIIGGLEPATRGRVLLDGQPVVADRRHDRKVGVVFQEDRLLPWMSLRQNVALVLKPLGLSARERETAATRYLRVAGLAGFEDYYPSRVSGGMRQRAAIARALSVEPDVLLMDEPFGALDAQNRRIMQNEVRRIWRETGRTILFVTHSIEEAVAIGTTLVMLSARPARIRELIKNDGRVERAKLIDDLNTLIMEEVERQQGASPAGR; the protein is encoded by the coding sequence ATGGCGGTGAAGCTCGCCGTCGAGGGCCTGGGCAAGGACTTCCTCATCCCCGTCCTCGACCGGGTGTCGTTCACCGTGGAGGCGGGCGAGTTCCTCTGCCTGCTCGGACCCAACGGCTGCGGCAAGACGACGCTCCTGCGCATCATCGGCGGCCTCGAGCCCGCCACCCGCGGCCGCGTGCTGCTCGACGGCCAGCCGGTCGTCGCCGACCGGCGCCACGACCGCAAGGTCGGCGTGGTCTTCCAGGAGGACCGGCTGCTGCCCTGGATGAGCCTCCGCCAGAACGTGGCGCTGGTCCTCAAGCCGCTGGGCCTGTCGGCGCGCGAGCGCGAGACCGCGGCCACTCGCTATCTCCGCGTGGCGGGGCTGGCCGGCTTCGAAGACTACTACCCGAGCCGTGTCAGCGGCGGCATGCGCCAGCGGGCGGCCATCGCCCGGGCGCTCTCGGTCGAACCCGACGTCCTGCTGATGGACGAGCCCTTCGGCGCCCTCGACGCCCAGAACCGCCGCATCATGCAGAACGAGGTACGCCGCATCTGGCGGGAGACCGGCCGCACCATCCTCTTCGTGACCCACTCGATCGAGGAAGCCGTGGCCATCGGCACGACGCTGGTGATGCTGTCGGCGCGGCCGGCCCGCATCCGCGAGCTGATCAAGAACGACGGGCGCGTCGAGCGGGCCAAGCTGATCGACGATCTCAACACCCTGATCATGGAAGAAGTCGAGCGCCAGCAGGGCGCCTCTCCGGCCGGGAGGTAG